The nucleotide sequence GGGCTCGCCGGCATCAATGAGCTCGTGCAGAAGCTTCAGGGCGGCTCGCGCGAGATGATCACCAACGTGGTCGAAGCCATGACCACCAACGAGACCTTCTTCTTCCGCGACAAGGTCCCGTTCGATCATTTCCGTGACCACATCATGCCCGAGGTGATCAAGGCGCGCGCCGGACGTCGCAGCGTGCGCATCTGGTGCGCCGCCGGCTCAACCGGGCAGGAGCCCTATTCGCTGGCGATGAGCCTGAAGGAGATGGGCGCGGCCCTGACCGGCTGGCGCGTCGAGATCATCGCGACCGACCTGTCGCAGGAGGTGCTGGAGAAGGCCAAGGCCGGCATCTACAGCCAGTTCGAAGTCCAGCGCGGCCTGCCGATCCAGATGCTGATGAAATATTTCAAGCAGACCGGCGAGACCTGGCAGATCAATCCGGAATTGCGGGCGATGATCCAGCACCGGCAGCTCAATCTGCTGCACGACTTCGCCCAGCTCGGCACGTTCGACGTCATCTTCTGCCGCAACGTGCTGATCTATTTCGACCAGGACACCAAGATCAACATCTTCAACCGCCTGGCCCGCCAGATCGAGCCCGACGGCTTCCTGGTGCTGGGTGCAGCCGAAACCGTGGTCGGGCT is from Bradyrhizobium xenonodulans and encodes:
- a CDS encoding CheR family methyltransferase, encoding MTPTEYEYLRKFLKDNSGLDLSADKQYLIESRLLPLARKAGLAGINELVQKLQGGSREMITNVVEAMTTNETFFFRDKVPFDHFRDHIMPEVIKARAGRRSVRIWCAAGSTGQEPYSLAMSLKEMGAALTGWRVEIIATDLSQEVLEKAKAGIYSQFEVQRGLPIQMLMKYFKQTGETWQINPELRAMIQHRQLNLLHDFAQLGTFDVIFCRNVLIYFDQDTKINIFNRLARQIEPDGFLVLGAAETVVGLTDTFKPIPDRRGLYKPNDPRAAAAKPALAGAAPRVAVMAGR